A window from Setaria italica strain Yugu1 chromosome VIII, Setaria_italica_v2.0, whole genome shotgun sequence encodes these proteins:
- the LOC101761714 gene encoding nicotinamidase 1, translating to MGSEASAAEVEQLLRSQIPFQSDGELVLPPRDGGGVGLVLVDVSNGFCTVGAGNLAPAAPNKQIEKMVGEAARLARLFCERSWPIFAFLDCHFPDKPEPPFPPHCIIGSGEENFVPALEWLENEPNVVIKRKHCIDGYISSIEKDGSSIFSDWVGKHQIKTILVLGICTDICVLDFASSALAARNIGRVPPLQDVVVYSEGCATYNLPVEVAMDVKGAVAHPQDLMHHIGLYMAKGRGAKVVDRVVLEPS from the exons ATGGGGTCAGAGGCCTCCGCCGCTGAGGTGGAGCAGCTGCTCCGGTCGCAGATCCCGTTCCAGAGCGACGGCGAGCTCGTCCTGCCGCCGCGCGATGGTGGCGGCGTTGGGCTCGTCCTCGTCGACGTCAGCAACGGCTTCTGCACCGTCGGCGCCGGGAACCTC GCTCCTGCTGCACCAAACAAACAGATAGAAAAGATGGTGGGGGAGGCAGCTAGGCTCGCTAGGCTGTTCTGTGAGAGAAGCTGGCCAATATTTGCATTCCTTGATTGCCATTTTCCAGATAAGCCCGAGCCGCCATTTCCACCTCATTGTATCATTGGTAGCGGGGAGGAGAACTTTGTCCCAG CTCTGGAGTGGTTGGAAAATGAGCCAAATGTGGTTATAAAGCGGAAACATTGCATCGATGGCTACATCAGCTCCATAGAGAAGGATGGATCCAGTATCTTTTCTGATTGGGTTGGGAAACATCAGATCAAAACG ATCTTGGTGCTGGGAATATGCACAGACATCTGTGTCTTGGATTTTGCAAGCTCAGCTCTTGCTGCTAGAAATATTGGTCGAGTACCTCCATTACAAGACGTTGTGGTTTATTCAGAGGGGTGTGCTACATACAACCTTCCTGTCGAGGTTGCTATGGATGTGAAAGGAGCTGTGGCCCATCCACAG GACCTTATGCATCATATTGGACTTTACATGGCCAAAGGAAGGGGTGCAAAGGTAGTTGATAGGGTAGTCCTCGAACCTTCCTGA